One window from the genome of Leucobacter aridicollis encodes:
- a CDS encoding signal peptidase I produces MTRDGRRVRAIAANALLNVAALGGALCVLLVLLGALMNVSIIMFKTGSMSPTIPAGSAALVREIPATDIRVGDVITVDRPGQLPVTHRVTSIVGDGPTRTITMRGDANEADDPAPYTIDSARLVVFSVPHLARLIVWFSNPMVLGILTVATATLVTWAFWPKGRDQRGSGASATERDDERSGPRHAAPVASLAILTAALALGGAAGPLGAAPALGAGPDHERGETMVRAVSAGKNITLTSIGDPVAMRTMRPTVPVLWQVGVRVHSPEPGEVSVTLEAAGAASLGLRLDVRECDTEWLAGECPGAETQVSGDGTIDIVAAPRLVTVLPNDSERWYLISATVPQVAAGTVTLTLRAAGGSEVVTAEPGPIAALPATGGVQPAWLLAGGAVAIGLAAAATASGVTAFRERRGES; encoded by the coding sequence ATGACGAGAGACGGGCGGCGCGTCCGCGCCATCGCAGCTAACGCGCTGCTGAACGTCGCGGCGCTTGGCGGGGCGCTCTGTGTGCTGCTCGTCTTGCTCGGGGCGCTCATGAACGTCTCGATCATCATGTTCAAGACAGGGTCGATGTCGCCCACGATCCCGGCAGGCTCCGCCGCGCTCGTCCGCGAGATCCCGGCGACCGATATCAGGGTGGGAGATGTGATCACTGTTGATCGCCCGGGCCAGCTACCCGTGACACACAGGGTGACGAGTATCGTGGGGGACGGCCCAACGCGGACGATCACCATGCGAGGCGACGCGAACGAGGCGGATGATCCTGCGCCGTACACAATTGACTCCGCACGCCTCGTCGTGTTCTCGGTCCCGCACCTCGCGCGGCTGATCGTCTGGTTCTCGAACCCCATGGTCCTCGGGATCCTGACTGTCGCAACCGCGACACTCGTCACGTGGGCCTTCTGGCCGAAAGGGCGGGATCAGCGGGGGAGTGGCGCCTCGGCCACCGAGCGTGACGACGAGCGTTCGGGCCCGCGGCACGCCGCTCCGGTGGCGAGCCTCGCCATCCTCACCGCAGCGCTCGCTCTCGGAGGCGCGGCCGGGCCGCTCGGTGCTGCCCCCGCGCTCGGAGCAGGGCCGGACCATGAACGTGGCGAGACCATGGTGCGGGCCGTTTCGGCGGGGAAAAACATCACGCTGACCTCGATCGGCGATCCTGTCGCGATGCGAACGATGCGGCCGACAGTGCCGGTGCTGTGGCAAGTGGGGGTGCGGGTACACTCGCCCGAGCCCGGTGAAGTATCGGTCACCCTCGAAGCCGCCGGGGCGGCCTCGTTGGGGCTTCGGCTTGACGTCCGCGAGTGCGACACTGAGTGGCTGGCAGGCGAGTGCCCGGGCGCTGAGACGCAAGTCTCCGGCGACGGCACGATCGACATCGTTGCGGCACCGCGCCTCGTGACGGTGCTCCCGAATGACAGCGAGCGGTGGTACCTGATCTCAGCAACAGTGCCGCAGGTCGCCGCGGGGACAGTCACACTCACCCTGCGCGCTGCCGGCGGCAGCGAGGTCGTGACAGCGGAGCCGGGGCCTATCGCGGCGCTGCCGGCAACCGGCGGGGTCCAGCCGGCGTGGCTCCTCGCAGGCGGGGCGGTCGCGATTGGTCTCGCCGCCGCCGCGACAGCGTCGGGCGTGACGGCATTCAGAGAACGAAGGGGAGAGTCGTGA
- a CDS encoding succinate dehydrogenase hydrophobic membrane anchor subunit translates to MAMTIDAPRAKTPAKKNTNWEKWGWIYMRVSGVLLVVLVFGHLFSNLMIGDGISAIDFGFVGGKLANPFWKVWDLLLLWLALIHGANGMRTIVNDYVVRPRLNKVLRTLVWLSAALLILLGTLVIFTFDPCPAGADPALVASFCSAQ, encoded by the coding sequence ATGGCTATGACAATTGACGCGCCCCGCGCGAAGACCCCGGCGAAGAAGAACACCAACTGGGAAAAGTGGGGCTGGATCTACATGCGCGTGTCGGGCGTTCTGCTCGTCGTGCTCGTATTCGGACACCTGTTCTCGAACCTGATGATCGGCGACGGCATCAGCGCAATCGATTTCGGCTTCGTCGGCGGCAAGCTCGCGAACCCGTTCTGGAAGGTCTGGGACCTGCTGCTTCTGTGGCTGGCACTCATTCACGGCGCGAACGGCATGCGGACGATCGTCAACGACTACGTTGTCCGCCCGCGCCTGAATAAGGTGCTCCGTACGCTCGTGTGGCTGTCGGCTGCACTCCTCATCCTCCTCGGCACGCTTGTGATCTTCACCTTCGATCCGTGCCCGGCCGGGGCTGATCCCGCGCTCGTAGCCTCCTTCTGCTCGGCCCAGTAA
- the sdhC gene encoding succinate dehydrogenase, cytochrome b556 subunit: MSALPAEAAPAAKKKTQRGGTLYRGNEGMWSWVLHRITGVAIFFFLLVHVLDTALIRVSPEAYNAVMSAYKTPIMGLGESVLVAAIVFHAFNGLRIILVDYWSKGAKYHKVMFWVVIAMWAVTMAGFLPRHLMNVFSH, from the coding sequence GTGTCAGCCCTACCCGCTGAAGCCGCTCCAGCGGCCAAGAAGAAAACCCAACGCGGCGGTACGCTCTACCGCGGCAACGAGGGCATGTGGTCCTGGGTCTTGCACCGCATCACCGGTGTTGCGATCTTCTTCTTCCTGCTTGTGCATGTGCTCGACACGGCGCTCATTCGTGTCAGCCCGGAGGCATACAACGCCGTCATGAGCGCGTACAAGACACCCATCATGGGGCTTGGAGAGTCGGTGCTCGTCGCAGCGATCGTGTTCCACGCGTTCAACGGCCTGCGCATCATCCTCGTTGACTACTGGAGCAAGGGCGCCAAGTACCACAAGGTGATGTTCTGGGTAGTCATTGCAATGTGGGCCGTAACGATGGCCGGCTTCCTGCCGCGCCACCTGATGAACGTGTTCAGCCACTAA
- a CDS encoding mannose-1-phosphate guanylyltransferase has translation MTSPNPALDRLTCVIPAGGVGSRLWPLSRANAPKFLLDLTGAGDSLLSATWSRLTPLAPSERIMVVTGNAHRESVLAQLPDILPENLVTESEPKDSSAAIGLAAAILELRDPDAILGSFAADHVIRGDVLFRRAVATAVRAADQGYIATIGIHPTHAATGFGYISCGEARTDLSPFDLYDVTEFVEKPDAATAEGYLKAGGYLWNAGMFIAKASVLLEQMALSEPELVDALREIAASWGKKRGAEVRERLWPTLPKIAIDYSVAEPAAAAGKMVCVAAHFEWDDVGDFASVANLLTRGRPSDLAVLGDGAQVLSDASSGIVVSESDRLVALVGMEDVVVVDTADVLLVTTKDRAQDVKRLVERMKVSGGGHLL, from the coding sequence ATGACCTCTCCAAACCCCGCGCTCGACAGGCTCACCTGCGTCATCCCCGCAGGCGGAGTTGGTTCGCGCCTGTGGCCCCTCTCCCGCGCGAACGCGCCAAAGTTTCTGCTCGACCTCACCGGTGCGGGCGACTCGCTGCTGTCCGCGACGTGGTCTCGCCTGACGCCCCTCGCGCCCTCCGAGCGCATCATGGTTGTCACCGGAAACGCGCATCGCGAATCTGTACTCGCGCAATTGCCAGACATCCTCCCCGAGAACCTCGTCACCGAAAGCGAGCCGAAGGACTCGTCGGCCGCAATCGGTCTCGCGGCCGCGATCCTTGAGCTGCGCGATCCCGACGCGATCCTGGGTTCGTTCGCAGCTGACCACGTGATTCGCGGTGACGTGCTGTTCCGTCGGGCGGTCGCGACCGCGGTTCGCGCGGCCGACCAGGGTTACATCGCCACGATCGGCATCCACCCGACGCACGCGGCGACTGGCTTCGGCTACATCTCGTGCGGCGAGGCCCGTACTGACCTTTCGCCGTTTGACCTGTACGACGTCACCGAGTTCGTCGAGAAGCCCGACGCAGCAACGGCCGAGGGCTACCTCAAAGCCGGCGGCTACCTGTGGAACGCGGGCATGTTCATCGCGAAAGCGTCTGTGCTGCTCGAACAGATGGCCCTCTCCGAGCCCGAGCTCGTCGACGCGCTGCGCGAGATCGCAGCGTCGTGGGGCAAAAAGCGCGGCGCGGAGGTGCGCGAACGCCTGTGGCCGACACTGCCGAAGATCGCCATTGACTACTCGGTCGCCGAACCGGCCGCCGCTGCCGGCAAGATGGTCTGCGTCGCCGCCCACTTTGAGTGGGACGACGTCGGCGACTTCGCCTCGGTCGCGAACCTGCTCACGCGCGGCAGGCCCTCCGACCTCGCCGTGCTCGGCGACGGCGCGCAGGTACTCTCTGACGCTTCGAGCGGAATCGTCGTCTCGGAGAGCGACCGTCTGGTCGCTCTCGTCGGAATGGAGGACGTCGTCGTCGTCGATACCGCGGACGTGCTCCTCGTCACGACGAAGGATCGCGCGCAAGACGTGAAACGCCTTGTCGAGCGGATGAAGGTCTCGGGGGGCGGCCACCTGCTCTAG
- the aspS gene encoding aspartate--tRNA(Asn) ligase, with the protein MTERVLIKDLAARVDGPVRVSGWVEKVRDQRYVQFVVLRDESGAVQLVNGGVLREPDPENPRSDILVPRTATISELTHGTFVTVEGELQHNERVKLGGVEIQIETIEVVTKALPDNPVADDSNIDVRLDWRFLDLRRPEQNLVFRVQTTFLHALRNVWVERGFIEIQTPKLMASASESRAELFEVEYFEGKAFLAQSPQFFKQMAQAAGFGGIFEVGPAFRADHSFTSRHATEFTSIDTELSWIDSHEDVMEIHEELIVAGLTAVKEKHGEEIQKLFNVDLQVPARPFPRIPLAEAKEIVKARGYEIPRADADMDPEGERQIAAHVKEAFGSDFVFVTDYDVSIRPFYHMRNEENPELTKSYDLIYRGTEISTGAQREHRIEVLEAQARDKGMDPAELSFYLDFFRYGMPSHGGFGMGLNRVLMLMLEQPSIRETTYLFRGPNRLLP; encoded by the coding sequence GTGACTGAGCGTGTATTGATTAAGGACCTGGCCGCACGCGTTGACGGCCCCGTACGCGTATCCGGCTGGGTTGAGAAGGTACGCGACCAGCGGTACGTGCAGTTTGTCGTGCTCCGCGACGAGTCGGGCGCAGTGCAGCTCGTCAACGGCGGCGTGCTTCGTGAGCCCGACCCCGAGAACCCGCGCTCCGACATCCTGGTGCCCCGCACGGCGACGATCTCCGAGCTCACACACGGCACCTTCGTGACCGTCGAGGGCGAGCTGCAGCACAACGAGCGTGTGAAGCTTGGCGGCGTCGAGATTCAGATCGAGACCATTGAGGTCGTCACCAAGGCACTCCCCGACAACCCTGTCGCAGACGACTCGAACATCGACGTGCGCCTCGACTGGCGCTTCCTCGACCTCCGCCGCCCCGAGCAGAACCTCGTGTTCCGCGTGCAGACAACCTTCTTGCACGCGCTGCGAAACGTCTGGGTTGAGCGCGGTTTCATCGAGATTCAGACCCCGAAGCTCATGGCATCGGCGTCGGAGTCACGCGCAGAACTCTTCGAGGTCGAGTACTTCGAGGGCAAGGCGTTCCTCGCGCAGAGCCCCCAGTTCTTCAAGCAGATGGCGCAGGCCGCTGGCTTCGGGGGCATCTTCGAGGTCGGCCCGGCGTTCCGCGCCGACCACTCGTTCACCTCGCGCCACGCGACCGAGTTCACTTCAATCGACACCGAGCTCAGCTGGATCGACTCCCACGAGGATGTCATGGAGATCCACGAGGAGCTCATTGTCGCGGGTCTTACCGCGGTGAAGGAGAAGCACGGCGAGGAGATCCAGAAGCTCTTCAATGTTGACCTGCAGGTTCCGGCTCGCCCCTTCCCCCGCATTCCCCTCGCTGAGGCGAAGGAGATCGTGAAGGCCCGCGGCTACGAGATCCCCCGCGCCGACGCCGATATGGACCCCGAAGGCGAGCGACAGATCGCCGCACACGTGAAGGAAGCCTTCGGGTCAGACTTCGTGTTCGTCACCGACTACGACGTCTCGATCCGCCCGTTCTACCACATGCGCAACGAAGAGAACCCCGAGCTCACCAAGAGCTACGACCTCATCTACCGCGGCACCGAGATCTCGACAGGCGCGCAGCGCGAGCACCGCATCGAGGTGCTCGAAGCGCAGGCGCGCGACAAGGGGATGGACCCAGCCGAGCTCAGCTTCTACCTCGACTTCTTCCGCTACGGCATGCCGTCGCACGGCGGGTTCGGCATGGGCCTGAACCGTGTGCTGATGCTCATGCTCGAGCAGCCCTCGATCCGCGAGACGACGTACCTGTTCCGCGGACCGAACCGCCTGCTTCCGTAG